Proteins encoded within one genomic window of Marinobacter halotolerans:
- the apbC gene encoding iron-sulfur cluster carrier protein ApbC, producing MTQISQLALEMAVKQYRDPYLSKDLYELDAVKSLAADETGKVTVRIELPYASKGIAGAIKELVGNALEDVDGVQSADVQVSQRIHSHKGQKDIASVPGVKNIIAVASGKGGVGKSTTAVNLALALHAEGARVGILDADIYGPSIGMMLGVPEGKRPETREQKYFVPMEAHGLQANSMAFVVTDKTPMVWRGPMVSGAVMQLLQQTLWNELDYLILDMPPGTGDIQLTIAQKVPVTGAVIVTTPQDIALLDGKKGIEMFRKVEIPVLGVVENMSIHICSNCGHEEPLFGHGGGERIAEEYDTTLLGQLPLHMTIREQTDGGTPSVVAEPDSEVARRYKDIARRVSAELSTRERHLTGSISSVSVSEH from the coding sequence ATGACCCAGATTTCACAGCTGGCCCTTGAAATGGCCGTTAAACAGTATCGGGATCCCTACCTGAGCAAAGACCTGTACGAGCTTGATGCCGTGAAATCCCTGGCCGCTGACGAGACGGGAAAGGTCACGGTCAGAATCGAACTGCCATACGCTTCGAAAGGCATTGCGGGTGCCATCAAGGAACTGGTGGGTAACGCCCTGGAAGACGTCGACGGCGTTCAGAGTGCGGACGTTCAGGTCAGCCAGCGCATCCATTCCCACAAAGGCCAGAAAGACATCGCATCCGTGCCGGGCGTAAAGAACATCATCGCCGTGGCCTCCGGCAAGGGCGGCGTGGGCAAATCCACCACCGCCGTTAACCTGGCCCTGGCACTGCACGCCGAAGGCGCCCGGGTCGGCATTCTCGACGCAGACATCTACGGCCCCAGCATCGGCATGATGCTGGGCGTACCCGAAGGCAAACGCCCTGAAACCCGCGAGCAGAAATATTTCGTGCCCATGGAAGCCCATGGCCTGCAGGCCAACTCCATGGCCTTCGTGGTCACCGACAAAACCCCCATGGTCTGGCGCGGCCCCATGGTCAGCGGCGCGGTGATGCAACTGCTGCAACAGACCCTGTGGAACGAACTGGATTACCTGATCCTCGACATGCCGCCGGGTACCGGCGACATCCAGCTGACCATCGCCCAGAAAGTCCCGGTCACCGGCGCGGTCATCGTGACCACCCCCCAGGACATCGCACTGCTGGACGGAAAGAAAGGCATCGAAATGTTCCGCAAGGTGGAAATCCCCGTGCTGGGCGTGGTTGAAAACATGAGCATCCACATCTGCAGCAACTGCGGCCACGAAGAACCCCTGTTCGGCCACGGTGGCGGCGAGCGCATTGCCGAGGAATACGACACCACCTTGCTGGGCCAGCTCCCACTGCACATGACCATCCGTGAGCAGACCGACGGTGGTACGCCCTCGGTGGTTGCGGAACCGGATTCTGAAGTGGCGAGACGGTATAAGGATATTGCGCGCAGAGTCAGTGCGGAGCTGTCTACTCGGGAAAGGCACCTGACCGGTTCTATTTCGAGCGTCTCTGTTAGCGAGCACTGA
- the metG gene encoding methionine--tRNA ligase: MTQANSSQQRDILVTSALPYANGPIHLGHLLEYIQTDIWVRYQKMRGENCYYVCADDAHGTAIMLRAEREGISSEQLIDRIRQEHQEDFSGFHIHFDNYYTTHSEENRQFSEYIYRQLQNNGHIATRKITQSYDPEKQMFLADRFIKGTCPKCKTEDQYGDNCEACGATYTPAELINPRSAVSGATPVEKESEHYFFRLPEFADFLAKWTRSGTLQPQVANKLAEWLDAGLQEWDISRDAPYFGFEIPDAPGKYFYVWLDAPIGYLASFKNLCDREDIDFEHFWKADSTAEVYHFIGKDIINFHALFWPSMLHSSGFRTPSAVWSHGFVTVNGKKMSKSRGTFIMARTYLDHLNPEYLRYYFASKLTGGVDDMDLNLEDFAARVNSDLVGKVVNIASRSAGFITKRFDGKLGTVTEHDKLKEFINAGEEIANYYEAREFGRAMRRIMELADIANQYVNDEQPWVIAKQEGQDDRLQAICTNAINMFRLLMTYLAPALPETAKASEAFLNAPLDWNNRGNRLENHDINKFKPLMNRVDMAQIEKMLDASKQEMPAAGSGSPAEAPEQSEAKAPEPLADEIDFDAFAKVDLRVAKIVKAERVDGADKLLQLTLDIGLGERNVFAGIKSAYEPEELTGRLTVMVANLKPRKMKFGLSEGMVLAAGPGGKEIYILSPDSGATPGMRIM, from the coding sequence ATGACTCAAGCGAACTCCAGTCAACAGCGGGATATTCTGGTAACCAGCGCCCTTCCCTATGCCAATGGCCCGATTCATCTGGGCCATCTGCTGGAATATATCCAGACGGATATCTGGGTGCGCTATCAGAAGATGCGGGGCGAGAACTGCTATTACGTTTGCGCAGACGATGCCCATGGCACCGCTATTATGTTGCGGGCCGAGCGGGAAGGCATTTCATCGGAGCAGCTGATTGACCGGATCCGCCAGGAACACCAGGAGGATTTTTCCGGTTTTCATATCCACTTCGACAACTACTACACCACCCATTCCGAGGAAAACCGCCAGTTTTCCGAGTACATCTATCGGCAACTGCAGAACAACGGGCACATAGCGACCCGCAAGATCACCCAGTCCTACGATCCGGAAAAGCAGATGTTTCTGGCGGATCGTTTCATCAAGGGTACTTGCCCAAAGTGCAAGACCGAGGATCAGTACGGCGACAACTGTGAGGCCTGTGGCGCGACCTACACGCCGGCGGAACTGATCAATCCCCGCTCGGCGGTGTCTGGTGCTACGCCTGTTGAAAAGGAATCCGAGCACTATTTCTTCCGGCTGCCGGAGTTTGCGGATTTTCTCGCCAAATGGACCCGCAGCGGCACGCTTCAGCCACAGGTTGCCAACAAGTTGGCAGAGTGGCTGGACGCCGGACTGCAGGAGTGGGACATCAGCCGGGACGCGCCCTATTTCGGCTTCGAGATTCCGGATGCTCCGGGCAAGTATTTCTATGTCTGGCTGGACGCGCCTATTGGCTACCTGGCCAGCTTCAAGAACCTGTGCGACCGGGAAGACATCGACTTCGAACACTTCTGGAAGGCCGATTCCACCGCTGAGGTCTATCACTTCATCGGCAAGGACATCATCAACTTCCACGCGCTGTTCTGGCCCTCGATGCTCCACAGTTCCGGGTTCCGCACGCCGTCTGCGGTCTGGTCCCACGGTTTTGTTACGGTTAACGGCAAGAAGATGTCCAAGTCACGGGGCACCTTCATCATGGCACGTACCTACCTGGATCACCTGAATCCGGAGTACCTGCGCTATTATTTCGCATCGAAGCTGACCGGCGGCGTCGATGATATGGACCTGAACCTGGAAGATTTCGCCGCGCGAGTGAATTCGGACCTGGTGGGCAAGGTAGTGAACATTGCCAGCCGCAGCGCCGGGTTTATCACCAAACGCTTCGACGGCAAACTGGGCACAGTGACGGAACACGACAAGCTCAAAGAATTCATCAATGCTGGCGAGGAAATCGCGAACTATTACGAGGCCCGTGAATTCGGTCGCGCCATGAGGCGCATCATGGAGCTGGCCGACATTGCCAACCAGTACGTGAACGACGAGCAGCCCTGGGTCATTGCCAAGCAGGAAGGCCAGGACGACCGGCTGCAGGCGATCTGCACCAACGCCATCAATATGTTCCGCCTGCTGATGACCTATCTGGCGCCGGCCCTTCCGGAAACGGCAAAGGCTTCTGAAGCGTTTCTCAATGCGCCTCTGGACTGGAACAACCGTGGCAATCGTCTCGAGAATCACGACATCAACAAGTTCAAGCCGCTGATGAACCGGGTGGATATGGCGCAAATTGAAAAGATGCTGGATGCCTCGAAGCAGGAAATGCCTGCCGCTGGTTCCGGCTCGCCCGCCGAGGCCCCGGAACAAAGCGAAGCCAAAGCACCGGAGCCACTGGCGGATGAAATCGATTTTGACGCTTTCGCCAAGGTGGATCTCAGGGTGGCGAAGATTGTCAAAGCAGAGCGGGTTGACGGCGCAGACAAGCTTCTGCAGCTGACCCTTGACATCGGCCTCGGCGAGCGCAATGTCTTTGCTGGCATCAAGTCCGCCTACGAACCCGAGGAACTGACCGGGCGCCTGACGGTCATGGTGGCCAACCTGAAGCCCCGCAAGATGAAGTTTGGTCTTTCGGAAGGCATGGTGCTTGCGGCCGGCCCTGGTGGTAAAGAGATCTATATCCTGTCGCCGGACTCCGGCGCCACCCCCGGCATGCGGATCATGTAG
- the rsxA gene encoding electron transport complex subunit RsxA produces the protein MSEYLLILVSTILVNNFVLVQFLGLCPFMGVSGKLETAMGMSLATTFVLTLASVCSYLAYTYLLEPLDLAFLKTITFILVIAVVVQFTEMVVRKTSPLLYRVLGIFLPLITTNCAVLGVALLNLNKNNNFVESVLYGFGAAAGFSLVLVLFAALRERIAVADVPVAFQGAAIGMVTAGLMALAFMGFTGLVSV, from the coding sequence ATGAGTGAATACCTGCTGATTCTTGTCAGCACCATTCTGGTCAATAATTTCGTGCTGGTTCAGTTTCTCGGGTTATGCCCTTTTATGGGTGTCTCCGGGAAGCTGGAGACCGCTATGGGCATGTCTCTGGCCACTACCTTCGTGCTGACGCTGGCATCAGTGTGCAGTTACCTGGCGTATACCTACCTTTTGGAACCGCTGGATCTGGCCTTTCTCAAGACCATCACCTTCATTCTGGTAATCGCCGTGGTGGTGCAGTTCACCGAGATGGTCGTTCGCAAAACCAGCCCGTTACTCTATCGGGTGCTGGGAATATTCCTGCCGCTGATCACCACCAACTGTGCCGTTCTGGGTGTTGCCCTGCTGAACCTCAACAAAAACAATAATTTTGTTGAGTCGGTTCTTTACGGCTTCGGGGCGGCTGCCGGTTTCTCACTGGTGCTGGTGCTTTTTGCCGCCCTGCGGGAGCGGATTGCCGTCGCTGACGTGCCGGTTGCCTTTCAGGGGGCCGCCATTGGCATGGTAACGGCCGGGCTAATGGCATTGGCCTTCATGGGCTTTACCGGCCTGGTCAGTGTCTGA
- the rsxB gene encoding electron transport complex subunit RsxB codes for MWTSILIAVVVLLALAAVFGALLGFASERFKVEGDPVVEQIDSLLPQTQCGQCGFPGCRPYAESIANGDAINKCPPGGESTIKALADLLDVEPQPLDAEHGVEQEKRVAVIREDECIGCTKCIQACPVDAILGAAKQMHTVIESECTGCDLCVDPCPVDCIDMVTLEPDIHSWTWRPPEPGIIATDRMVPDQTRESA; via the coding sequence ATGTGGACAAGCATACTGATTGCTGTTGTGGTCCTGCTGGCACTGGCCGCCGTTTTTGGTGCCCTTCTGGGCTTCGCCTCCGAGCGTTTTAAAGTTGAGGGGGACCCGGTTGTCGAGCAGATCGACTCGCTGCTGCCCCAGACCCAATGCGGCCAGTGCGGCTTTCCCGGCTGTCGCCCCTATGCCGAATCCATTGCCAACGGCGATGCCATCAATAAATGCCCTCCCGGGGGCGAATCCACCATCAAGGCGCTGGCCGACCTGCTGGATGTGGAACCCCAGCCGCTGGACGCAGAGCACGGTGTTGAACAGGAAAAGCGCGTTGCCGTAATTCGCGAGGATGAATGCATCGGCTGCACCAAGTGCATTCAGGCCTGTCCGGTGGATGCCATTCTGGGCGCTGCCAAGCAGATGCATACCGTGATCGAGAGCGAATGCACCGGCTGTGATCTGTGCGTCGACCCCTGCCCCGTCGACTGCATTGATATGGTCACCCTGGAGCCAGACATCCACAGCTGGACCTGGAGACCGCCGGAGCCGGGCATTATTGCCACCGACCGAATGGTTCCGGATCAGACCAGAGAGAGCGCCTGA
- the rsxC gene encoding electron transport complex subunit RsxC encodes MTQLWDFSGGIHPAENKYLSTTRPIETPTLPERLVLPLQQHIGAPAEACVSVGERVLKGQPIAKVTGAFGVPVHAPTSGNIEAISMQPVPHPSGMSDWCITLIPDGQEEWAERDPMTDYRSLTREAVLQRIRESGIAGLGGAGFPTDVKLRPPKDRKVNTLILNGAECEPYITADDMAMRERADEIVTGLRIMAWILRPERCIVAIEDNKPEAVAAIRKATEGTQTEVVVIPTKYPSGGEKQLIQILTGMEVPSGGIPADIGVMCQNTGTAIAVSRAVLHGEPLISRITTVTGRALSNPGTFDVLLGTPVEHLLTQAGLESEALRRLILGGPMMGYTLETPSVPVVKTTNCVIAATGQELPTPPPEQPCIRCGMCAEACPMELLPQQLFWHSKAGEHEKAEHLNLFDCIECGICSYVCPSSIPLVQYYRAAKGEIRVQRAEHLKADRARERFEARQARLEREQQEKEDRRKERARAAAEAQARNQAEAEDAGPESPAADNRAAKSALVEQALARKKAKASQPAAPAVSPESKGESKVETTEQAPDIDALEKQLSQATAKLNTMQSMLEDARAENADNVEKLERAVAKNHDRVKRAEKALAEARN; translated from the coding sequence ATGACACAACTCTGGGATTTCAGTGGCGGCATTCATCCGGCGGAAAACAAGTACCTGTCAACCACCCGCCCAATTGAGACACCAACGCTGCCAGAGCGGCTGGTTCTGCCGCTTCAACAGCATATCGGTGCGCCGGCGGAGGCCTGTGTGTCTGTGGGCGAGCGTGTTCTGAAGGGCCAGCCAATTGCAAAAGTCACCGGAGCCTTTGGCGTTCCCGTTCACGCTCCAACCTCCGGCAACATTGAGGCAATCTCTATGCAGCCGGTGCCCCATCCCTCCGGTATGAGCGACTGGTGCATTACGCTGATCCCCGATGGGCAGGAAGAGTGGGCGGAACGGGACCCGATGACCGACTATCGTTCGCTGACCCGGGAAGCCGTTCTCCAGCGCATTCGCGAGTCCGGCATTGCCGGCCTTGGCGGTGCCGGCTTTCCTACCGATGTAAAACTGCGCCCGCCAAAAGACCGCAAGGTCAACACCCTGATTCTCAATGGTGCGGAGTGCGAGCCCTATATCACCGCCGATGATATGGCAATGCGGGAACGTGCCGACGAGATTGTGACCGGGCTAAGGATAATGGCCTGGATTCTGCGGCCCGAGCGCTGCATTGTCGCCATCGAAGACAACAAACCCGAAGCTGTCGCAGCAATCCGGAAAGCGACGGAGGGCACCCAGACGGAGGTGGTGGTTATACCCACCAAGTACCCGTCCGGCGGTGAAAAACAACTGATCCAGATTCTGACCGGCATGGAAGTTCCCAGTGGCGGCATCCCCGCGGACATCGGGGTGATGTGCCAGAATACCGGCACCGCTATTGCGGTGTCCCGGGCGGTTCTGCATGGCGAGCCGCTGATCTCCAGAATCACCACCGTCACCGGCCGGGCCCTGTCGAACCCGGGAACCTTCGACGTTCTGCTGGGGACTCCGGTCGAACACCTGCTGACACAGGCAGGGCTTGAATCAGAAGCGTTGCGTAGGCTGATTCTTGGCGGCCCCATGATGGGCTACACCCTTGAAACGCCCTCTGTGCCGGTGGTCAAAACCACCAACTGCGTTATTGCCGCAACGGGGCAGGAACTGCCCACGCCACCGCCGGAGCAGCCCTGTATTCGCTGCGGGATGTGCGCCGAGGCCTGCCCGATGGAACTGCTTCCGCAGCAGCTTTTCTGGCACTCCAAAGCTGGCGAACACGAGAAGGCCGAACACCTGAACCTGTTTGACTGCATCGAATGCGGGATTTGCTCCTACGTCTGCCCCAGCTCAATCCCCCTGGTCCAGTACTACCGTGCCGCGAAGGGTGAGATTCGCGTCCAGCGGGCCGAGCATCTCAAGGCTGACCGGGCCCGTGAGCGGTTCGAGGCCCGTCAGGCGAGGCTTGAGCGGGAACAGCAGGAGAAAGAAGATCGCCGCAAGGAGCGCGCCAGAGCAGCTGCCGAGGCACAAGCCAGAAACCAGGCAGAGGCGGAGGACGCTGGCCCGGAGAGCCCTGCGGCCGACAACCGCGCGGCGAAATCTGCTCTGGTGGAACAGGCTCTGGCCAGGAAGAAGGCCAAAGCCAGCCAACCGGCTGCGCCTGCAGTGTCCCCGGAGAGCAAGGGGGAAAGCAAGGTGGAAACCACCGAGCAAGCGCCGGATATTGACGCGCTGGAAAAACAGCTGAGCCAGGCCACCGCCAAGCTCAACACCATGCAGAGCATGCTGGAAGACGCCAGGGCCGAAAACGCAGACAACGTCGAGAAACTCGAACGGGCCGTGGCGAAAAATCATGATCGTGTGAAACGTGCCGAAAAGGCGCTTGCCGAGGCCCGGAACTGA
- the rsxD gene encoding electron transport complex subunit RsxD, protein MALAQQTSPHARRARPTSNLMLWVMLATLPGLLAQTIFFGWGNLINVIWCIALALGAEAAMLRLRGRPIAFFLKDNTAALTGLLLGLSLPPLAPWWVSAVAVLAAIILAKQLYGGLGSNPFNPAMVGYALVLISFPVAMTTTWAEPALIWQSAPSLLETLNIIVSGQQSTIDAFTMATPLDQYKHNISAQTSTEVLQHPTFGEGVARGWEWVNAGFLLGGIWLLFMRIITWNIPVSVLGGLAAMSVVFGTNADLYTPLSIHLLAGATMLGAFFIATDPVSAATSHQGKLIYGAGIGVLVYLIRTWGAYPDAVAFAVLLMNFAVPFIDYYTPPRTYGHHKARRGIPGRNQG, encoded by the coding sequence ATGGCTCTAGCTCAACAAACCTCACCCCATGCACGGCGCGCCCGGCCCACATCGAACCTGATGCTCTGGGTGATGCTGGCAACTCTGCCGGGCCTGCTGGCCCAGACCATTTTCTTTGGTTGGGGTAACCTGATCAACGTGATCTGGTGCATCGCGCTCGCCCTGGGGGCGGAAGCAGCCATGTTAAGGCTACGCGGGCGACCAATCGCATTTTTCCTGAAGGACAACACAGCAGCGCTGACCGGGCTTCTTCTGGGGCTGTCCCTGCCGCCTCTAGCGCCCTGGTGGGTGTCGGCGGTGGCGGTTCTGGCCGCCATCATACTGGCGAAACAGCTTTACGGCGGCCTGGGCTCTAACCCCTTCAACCCCGCCATGGTGGGCTACGCGCTGGTACTGATCTCTTTCCCCGTGGCAATGACCACCACCTGGGCGGAGCCGGCTCTGATCTGGCAGTCGGCGCCGAGCCTGCTCGAAACCCTGAATATTATTGTGTCAGGCCAGCAAAGCACCATCGACGCCTTCACCATGGCCACCCCGCTGGACCAGTACAAACATAACATCAGCGCCCAGACCTCGACCGAGGTACTACAACACCCCACCTTTGGCGAGGGCGTCGCCCGTGGCTGGGAGTGGGTCAACGCCGGTTTCCTTTTAGGCGGGATCTGGCTGCTGTTCATGCGCATCATCACCTGGAATATACCGGTCAGCGTACTGGGCGGGCTTGCGGCCATGAGCGTGGTGTTCGGCACCAATGCGGATCTGTATACCCCTCTGTCCATTCACCTGTTGGCGGGCGCCACCATGCTGGGGGCATTTTTCATTGCCACAGACCCTGTGTCCGCCGCGACCAGCCATCAGGGCAAATTGATCTATGGGGCGGGCATTGGCGTTCTTGTCTACCTGATCCGTACCTGGGGTGCGTATCCGGACGCTGTCGCCTTCGCCGTACTGCTGATGAACTTCGCCGTGCCATTCATTGACTATTACACACCACCCCGCACTTATGGCCATCACAAGGCCCGGCGCGGGATTCCGGGCAGGAACCAGGGATAA
- the rsxG gene encoding electron transport complex subunit RsxG produces MATLGQSIWRNAVGLGLFAVITGGTIALTQALTEDRIEQQVARAEARALFEIIPEDRISNRILSDTVTLPASDTMNNGKPITAWVARRDVRPTGLILPVTAPDGYSGEIHLLVGINMKGTVLGVRVTSHRETPGLGDKVDTKKSDWILTFEGRSLDNPEPENWAVKKDGGVFDQFTGATITPRAVVSAVERTLVYFREHRRQIRDIVREPPSPASEPITPEALAGNESAEEHS; encoded by the coding sequence ATGGCCACACTTGGACAATCCATCTGGCGAAACGCCGTCGGCCTCGGGCTTTTTGCCGTGATTACTGGCGGAACCATCGCCCTTACTCAGGCGCTGACGGAAGACCGGATCGAGCAGCAGGTGGCCCGCGCCGAGGCCAGGGCCCTTTTCGAGATCATTCCAGAGGACCGCATCAGTAACAGGATTCTCTCCGACACCGTCACCCTGCCGGCCAGCGATACCATGAATAACGGCAAGCCAATTACAGCCTGGGTGGCACGCAGGGACGTTCGGCCGACAGGTCTGATCCTGCCGGTTACCGCTCCGGACGGCTATTCCGGCGAAATCCATCTGCTGGTTGGCATCAACATGAAGGGCACGGTGCTGGGCGTTCGGGTCACCAGCCACCGGGAAACACCAGGATTGGGTGACAAGGTCGACACCAAGAAATCGGACTGGATCTTAACCTTCGAGGGCCGCTCGCTGGACAATCCCGAGCCTGAAAACTGGGCCGTCAAGAAGGATGGCGGCGTATTCGACCAGTTCACCGGTGCTACCATAACCCCCCGGGCGGTGGTTAGCGCCGTCGAACGGACACTGGTCTACTTTCGCGAACATCGCCGGCAGATTCGGGACATCGTGAGAGAGCCGCCCTCACCCGCTAGCGAGCCAATCACGCCGGAAGCACTGGCAGGTAACGAATCGGCAGAGGAGCATTCCTGA
- a CDS encoding electron transport complex subunit E: MASKSNSEIIRDGLWTNNPALVQVLGLCPLLAVTSTVVNAIGLGLATLLVLMGSNLAVSLIRNFVGDSVRLPAFVMIIASFVTCAELLMQAYTYELYQILGIFIPLIVTNCAILGRADAFASKNPPIPALLDGFMMGLGFLVVLIALGAIRELIGQGTLLTDMDLLLGPAAGDWAIRPLENYPNVLFMVLPPGAFIGLGLLIALKNGIDNQIKARKASVEPIEAGSKRVRVTGHVS, translated from the coding sequence ATGGCGAGCAAATCAAATTCGGAGATCATCCGCGACGGCCTCTGGACCAACAACCCGGCGCTGGTACAAGTTCTCGGACTGTGCCCCCTGCTGGCCGTCACCAGCACAGTGGTGAATGCAATTGGTCTGGGCCTGGCGACCCTGCTTGTTCTGATGGGATCCAACCTGGCGGTCTCCCTGATCCGTAATTTTGTCGGCGATTCGGTCCGGCTACCGGCCTTTGTAATGATCATTGCCTCGTTCGTTACCTGCGCCGAACTTCTTATGCAGGCCTATACCTATGAGCTGTATCAGATTCTGGGAATATTCATCCCGCTGATCGTCACCAACTGCGCCATTCTGGGCCGTGCGGATGCGTTCGCCTCAAAAAATCCGCCCATTCCTGCCCTGCTTGACGGCTTCATGATGGGCCTGGGGTTTCTGGTGGTATTGATTGCGCTGGGCGCAATTCGAGAACTGATTGGACAGGGAACCTTGCTGACTGATATGGACCTGCTCCTTGGCCCGGCTGCCGGCGACTGGGCGATTCGCCCACTGGAAAACTATCCCAACGTCCTGTTTATGGTGCTGCCACCGGGCGCCTTCATCGGGCTGGGGTTGCTGATCGCTCTGAAAAACGGAATTGATAACCAGATCAAGGCTCGCAAAGCCTCTGTAGAGCCGATCGAGGCAGGCAGCAAACGTGTTCGCGTGACGGGGCATGTGTCATGA
- the nth gene encoding endonuclease III translates to MNKEKRTAIFSRLRDANPSPTTELNYTNPFELLIAVILSAQATDVGVNKATARLFPVANTPEGIYALGVEGLKEYIKTIGLFNSKAENVIKTCKALIEKHNSQVPDNREDLEALPGVGRKTANVVLNTAFGQPAMAVDTHIFRVSNRTGIAPGKNVLEVEKRLMRLVPREFLLNAHHWLILHGRYTCTARKPRCGACEIEDLCEFRYKRDYMD, encoded by the coding sequence ATGAATAAAGAGAAACGAACGGCCATATTTTCCCGCCTGAGAGACGCCAATCCGTCGCCAACCACGGAGCTGAACTACACAAACCCGTTCGAACTGCTGATTGCGGTGATACTCTCAGCCCAGGCAACGGACGTGGGGGTAAACAAGGCAACCGCCCGGCTGTTTCCCGTGGCAAACACGCCTGAGGGAATCTACGCGCTGGGCGTGGAGGGGCTGAAGGAATACATCAAGACCATCGGCCTGTTTAACAGCAAGGCAGAAAACGTCATCAAAACCTGCAAGGCCCTGATCGAAAAGCACAACAGCCAGGTACCGGACAACCGGGAGGATCTTGAAGCTCTGCCGGGCGTGGGCAGAAAAACCGCCAACGTGGTACTCAATACCGCTTTCGGACAGCCTGCCATGGCCGTGGATACCCATATATTCCGGGTATCCAACCGAACCGGTATTGCCCCGGGTAAAAACGTTCTAGAGGTGGAAAAGCGTCTGATGCGGCTGGTGCCCAGGGAATTCCTGCTGAATGCCCACCACTGGCTGATTCTTCACGGTCGATACACATGTACGGCACGTAAACCCAGGTGTGGTGCTTGCGAGATCGAGGATCTGTGCGAGTTCAGGTATAAGCGGGACTACATGGATTGA
- a CDS encoding chalcone isomerase family protein, with protein sequence MKKALSTAFASLLLSALLSAPAAAVEIEGVDVPETYSAMGTELKLNGAGTRSKWFMDLYVGGLYVPSTIDDGQAIINADEPQAITLHIISGMITSDKMKSATMEGFENATDGDLAAIQSEVDAFLDVFSAEIQEGDVFDLVYLPGEGTRVLKNGEPKATIGDLEFKKALFGIWLSDKPAQEDLKEKMLGQR encoded by the coding sequence ATGAAGAAGGCTCTATCAACCGCATTTGCTTCACTGCTCCTGTCTGCCTTACTCAGTGCCCCGGCAGCGGCAGTGGAAATCGAGGGTGTCGACGTTCCAGAGACGTATTCCGCCATGGGTACCGAGCTCAAACTGAACGGCGCCGGAACCCGGTCCAAGTGGTTTATGGACCTGTATGTCGGTGGTCTCTATGTGCCAAGCACCATCGATGACGGCCAGGCCATCATCAATGCTGACGAGCCCCAGGCCATTACTCTCCACATTATCTCGGGCATGATTACCAGCGACAAGATGAAGAGCGCTACCATGGAAGGCTTTGAGAACGCGACCGATGGTGATCTCGCTGCCATACAGAGCGAGGTTGATGCATTCCTCGACGTTTTCTCTGCAGAAATCCAGGAAGGCGATGTGTTCGATCTGGTTTACCTTCCGGGCGAGGGTACGCGCGTTCTCAAGAATGGTGAGCCAAAAGCGACAATCGGCGACCTTGAGTTCAAGAAAGCTTTGTTCGGTATCTGGCTGTCTGACAAGCCTGCACAGGAAGACCTGAAAGAGAAAATGCTGGGTCAGCGTTAA